A region from the Cryptosporangium arvum DSM 44712 genome encodes:
- a CDS encoding PadR family transcriptional regulator, which yields MKADAQVLKGHLDVLLLATLDEGPRHGYAIRDELRQRSDGRFDLPTGTIYPALHRLEAAGLITGSWSRAEGRRRRSYQLTAAGQQRLHTERGGWREFAATVTAVLDREPWPATP from the coding sequence GTGAAGGCCGACGCGCAGGTACTCAAAGGACACCTCGACGTGCTGCTGCTCGCCACGCTGGACGAAGGACCCCGGCACGGGTACGCGATCAGGGACGAGCTCCGGCAGCGCAGTGACGGCCGGTTCGACCTGCCCACCGGCACCATCTATCCGGCCCTGCACCGCCTGGAAGCCGCCGGCCTGATCACCGGTTCGTGGTCGCGGGCCGAGGGCCGGAGGCGGCGCTCCTACCAGCTCACCGCCGCCGGGCAGCAGCGTCTGCACACCGAACGCGGCGGCTGGCGCGAGTTCGCCGCCACCGTCACCGCCGTTCTGGACCGCGAGCCGTGGCCGGCCACCCCCTGA
- a CDS encoding HAAS signaling domain-containing protein, whose product MAGHPLIGRYLRQLSDRLPADTVDELADGLHETWTHFLERGDDAEAAARAAIAEFGTPAQVVDAFVADAPGRRTARALLATGPLVGACWAACLIEARAWTWPIPTGVRAGYAAAVVTVVICLLIAASSRHGYRRTRLGDVGAAALVPLDLVMIAAVALAGSTFVWPVIVAVPASVIRILLITRALPGRAAR is encoded by the coding sequence GTGGCCGGCCACCCCCTGATCGGCCGGTACCTGCGCCAGCTCTCCGATCGGCTCCCCGCCGACACCGTGGACGAGCTGGCCGACGGGCTGCACGAAACGTGGACCCATTTCCTCGAACGCGGAGACGACGCCGAGGCCGCCGCGCGCGCCGCGATCGCCGAGTTCGGTACTCCGGCCCAGGTCGTCGACGCGTTCGTGGCCGACGCGCCCGGGCGCCGGACCGCCCGGGCTCTGCTGGCCACCGGCCCGCTCGTCGGCGCGTGCTGGGCCGCCTGTCTCATCGAGGCGCGGGCCTGGACCTGGCCGATCCCCACCGGCGTGCGGGCCGGCTACGCGGCCGCCGTCGTCACCGTCGTGATCTGCCTGCTGATCGCCGCGAGCAGCCGCCACGGCTACCGCCGTACCCGGCTGGGCGACGTGGGCGCCGCTGCTCTGGTCCCGCTCGACCTGGTCATGATCGCCGCCGTCGCGCTGGCGGGATCCACGTTCGTCTGGCCCGTGATCGTCGCCGTCCCCGCCAGCGTGATCCGCATCCTGCTGATCACGCGCGCGCTCCCCGGGCGCGCGGCCCGCTGA
- a CDS encoding universal stress protein — translation MSDPAALRVLLGYDGSPAANAAIDAGARLFPGAHATLAYVWTPPFASDEMRNRLWAGAKNIDAFRAAVEREGSREATRLISTGIHLARAAGWDAEARLEAAYGGNGLELAQLAEELDADLVVVGSRGLGGTRAFLGSVSDVVVHYAPGPALVIPQPLLSAEYDALTDGPVVVGWDGSTGAAEALAAARTIFPSRQFVLVSVGEVDADAPELPGDADVTTLALPGRIGPQGRVVAEALSEAARAAGAAVIVVGSRGRSTVREMFLGSVAMATLHHAHRPVLVAAHRTTG, via the coding sequence GTGAGCGATCCCGCCGCCCTTCGAGTACTGCTCGGTTACGACGGCTCGCCGGCTGCGAACGCAGCGATCGACGCCGGTGCACGACTGTTCCCCGGGGCACACGCGACGCTGGCCTACGTCTGGACACCGCCGTTCGCCAGCGACGAGATGCGCAACCGGCTGTGGGCCGGGGCGAAGAACATCGACGCCTTCCGGGCCGCGGTCGAGCGGGAGGGCAGCCGGGAAGCCACCCGGCTGATCTCCACCGGAATCCACCTCGCGCGCGCGGCCGGCTGGGACGCCGAGGCCCGTCTCGAAGCGGCCTACGGTGGCAACGGCCTCGAACTCGCCCAGCTCGCCGAGGAACTCGACGCCGACCTGGTCGTCGTGGGCTCCCGCGGTCTGGGCGGAACCCGGGCGTTCCTCGGCAGCGTCTCGGACGTGGTCGTCCACTACGCACCCGGCCCGGCGCTCGTGATCCCGCAGCCGCTGCTCTCCGCCGAGTACGACGCGCTCACCGACGGGCCCGTCGTGGTCGGCTGGGACGGTTCCACCGGAGCCGCCGAGGCGCTCGCCGCGGCCCGGACGATCTTCCCGTCCCGTCAGTTCGTCCTGGTCTCCGTGGGCGAGGTCGACGCCGACGCTCCGGAGCTCCCCGGCGACGCCGACGTGACCACGCTCGCCCTCCCCGGCCGGATCGGACCGCAGGGCCGGGTCGTCGCCGAAGCCCTGAGCGAGGCGGCCCGCGCGGCGGGCGCCGCGGTGATCGTCGTCGGATCGCGAGGCCGGTCCACGGTGCGCGAGATGTTCCTCGGCAGCGTCGCGATGGCCACGCTGCACCATGCGCACCGGCCGGTGCTCGTGGCCGCGCACCGCACCACCGGCTGA
- a CDS encoding 2,3-butanediol dehydrogenase, which produces MKAAIFHDRKTITIDDVPAPELRPGAVAIDVAWCGICGTDLHEYLEGPIFIPPAGHPHPLTGEAQPVTMGHEFSGTVTALGEGVTGLEVGDSVVVEPYVVCGDCAPCAAGNYNLCTRMGFIGLAGGGGGLSEKVVVDERWVHPVGDIPLDQAALIEPLAVGHHAFVRSGARAGDVAFVGGAGPIGLLLAAVLKAEGLTVIISELSDARKTMARTTGVADHVLDPAAEDVVARVRELTGGVGADVAFECTSVNAVLDQLFDAVKPAGVVVNVSIWGAPATIDMQKVVLKEIDLRGTIAYVNDHPATIKLVQDGKVDLAPFITARIQLDELLEKGIDTLINHNDTAVKILVHP; this is translated from the coding sequence GTGAAGGCAGCGATCTTCCACGACCGCAAGACCATCACCATCGACGACGTTCCGGCGCCGGAGCTGCGGCCCGGCGCGGTCGCGATCGACGTCGCCTGGTGCGGCATCTGCGGGACGGACCTGCACGAGTACCTCGAAGGACCGATCTTCATCCCGCCCGCCGGTCATCCGCACCCGCTGACCGGCGAGGCCCAGCCCGTCACCATGGGACACGAGTTCTCCGGCACGGTCACCGCCCTCGGTGAGGGGGTCACCGGCCTCGAGGTCGGCGACAGCGTAGTGGTCGAGCCCTACGTCGTCTGCGGGGACTGTGCCCCCTGCGCCGCCGGCAACTACAACCTCTGCACCCGGATGGGCTTCATCGGCCTGGCCGGTGGAGGTGGGGGGCTGAGCGAGAAGGTCGTCGTCGACGAGCGGTGGGTCCACCCCGTCGGCGACATCCCGCTCGACCAGGCCGCGCTCATCGAACCGCTCGCGGTCGGCCATCACGCGTTCGTGCGCAGCGGCGCCCGGGCCGGGGACGTCGCCTTCGTCGGCGGTGCCGGACCGATCGGACTGCTGCTGGCCGCCGTCCTCAAGGCCGAAGGCCTGACCGTCATCATCTCGGAGCTCAGCGACGCCCGGAAGACCATGGCGCGCACCACCGGGGTCGCCGACCACGTTCTCGACCCCGCCGCCGAGGACGTCGTGGCCCGCGTCCGGGAACTCACCGGCGGAGTGGGCGCCGACGTCGCGTTCGAATGCACCAGCGTCAACGCCGTCCTCGACCAGCTGTTCGACGCGGTCAAACCGGCGGGTGTCGTCGTCAACGTGTCGATCTGGGGCGCGCCTGCCACGATCGACATGCAGAAGGTCGTCCTGAAGGAGATCGACCTCCGGGGCACGATCGCCTACGTCAACGACCACCCCGCCACGATCAAGCTCGTGCAGGACGGCAAGGTCGACCTCGCCCCGTTCATCACCGCGCGTATTCAGTTGGACGAACTGCTCGAGAAGGGCATCGACACGCTGATCAATCACAACGACACCGCGGTCAAAATCCTGGTACACCCGTAA